A single genomic interval of Syngnathoides biaculeatus isolate LvHL_M chromosome 1, ASM1980259v1, whole genome shotgun sequence harbors:
- the gja4 gene encoding gap junction protein alpha 4 yields the protein MSRADWSFLEHLLEEGQEYSTGIGRVWLTVLFLFRMLVLGTAVESAWDDEQADFVCNTRQPGCTAVCYDKAFPISHFRYFVLQVIFVSTPTIFYFGYVAIRSGKEEVGIKEGKHVEEGGANGTEDITERDGKNVPKDNDGGARKVCVTERGPHEAPKLKGKLLCAYTFSIFVKILLEVGFMLGLWFLYDGFLIEAKFECVGFPCPHKVDCFVSRPTEKTIFTVYTQAIAAVSLLLNLIELLHLLQLAISHRLKKRYQSQGLVYPPRSGRAAAVPRREAPETREEKPESYDGSLAPPSQTTGYPNPCERFGDLAITVNWETAEAGSDALPSYVNCIEAMRTSRSPRNHNGQKAKNKQRGVSKQKHYV from the coding sequence ATGTCCAGAGCTGACTGGTCCTTCTTGGAGCACCTACTGGAGGAGGGCCAGGAGTATTCGACGGGCATCGGCCGTGTCTGGCTCACCGTTCTCTTCCTGTTTCGCATGCTGGTGCTCGGCACCGCGGTGGAGTCCGCCTGGGACGACGAGCAAGCGGACTTTGTCTGCAACACGCGGCAACCGGGCTGCACGGCCGTCTGCTACGACAAAGCCTTCCCCATCTCCCACTTCCGCTACTTCGTCCTCCAAGTCATCTTCGTCTCCACGCCGACCATCTTCTACTTCGGATACGTGGCGATACGGTCCGGGAAGGAAGAAGTCGGGATAAAGGAAGGCAAGCATGTGGAAGAAGGCGGTGCAAATGGGACAGAGGACATCACAGAAAGAGATGGCAAAAATGTGCCGAAAGATAACGACGGGGGTGCTCGTAAAGTTTGCGTAACTGAGAGGGGCCCACATGAAGCTCCAAAACTCAAAGGCAAGTTGTTATGCGCATACACGTTcagcatttttgtaaaaattctcCTGGAGGTGGGCTTCATGCTCGGGCTGTGGTTCCTTTATGACGGCTTTCTAATCGAAGCAAAGTTCGAGTGCGTGGGCTTCCCCTGCCCTCACAAGGTGGACTGCTTCGTCTCACGGCCCACCGAGAAAACCATCTTCACCGTCTACACTCAGGCCATCGCCGCCGTGTCCTTGCTGCTCAACCTCATCGAGCTGCTCCACCTGCTTCAGCTTGCGATTTCCCACCGGCTGAAGAAACGGTACCAGTCCCAGGGGCTGGTGTACCCGCCGCGGTCCGGACGGGCGGCGGCCGTGCCCCGACGGGAGGCCCCCGAGACCCGAGAAGAGAAACCGGAGTCCTACGACGGGAGCCTGGCGCCGCCGAGCCAGACCACCGGCTACCCGAACCCCTGCGAAAGGTTTGGCGATCTGGCCATAACTGTCAACTGGGAAACCGCGGAGGCCGGGAGCGACGCGCTTCCCAGTTATGTGAACTGCATAGAGGCGATGAGAACGTCACGTTCGCCCAGGAACCACAATGGACAAAAGGCCAAGAACAAGCAGAGAGGAGTTTCAAAACAGAAGCACTATGTCTAA